The Fluviicola sp. genome contains a region encoding:
- a CDS encoding phosphoribosyltransferase family protein, with translation MSLISSSSFNKWKRDLLHVLYPQNCLICRHEFNQTKLAICPVCLSELVYTHFEDYTGETNLDKLFWGRVQLEGTYALLRFKQENSTQQILHELKYKDNPQVGKHFGKEIGTKLKGLAKFSDVDALVPVPLHPKKEFVRGYNQAEIICKGIAESSGVMLRKDLLKRISFTESQTKKGKSSRWENMQNRFRIQGTKSTGLKHLLVVDDVVTTGSTLETCVRILREEFPDAKISIAVLAVAE, from the coding sequence ATGTCACTAATTTCTTCGTCGAGTTTTAACAAATGGAAGCGCGATTTGCTCCATGTCCTCTATCCTCAAAACTGTCTTATTTGCCGGCACGAATTCAATCAGACTAAACTGGCTATTTGCCCCGTTTGTTTGAGCGAATTGGTTTACACCCATTTTGAGGATTACACCGGGGAAACGAACCTCGATAAATTGTTTTGGGGAAGGGTACAACTCGAAGGAACGTATGCTCTTTTGCGTTTCAAACAAGAAAATTCCACTCAGCAGATCCTGCACGAACTCAAATACAAAGACAACCCACAAGTCGGGAAACATTTCGGGAAAGAGATCGGAACAAAGCTCAAAGGCCTGGCAAAGTTCTCCGATGTGGATGCATTGGTACCCGTTCCGCTCCACCCCAAAAAAGAGTTTGTTCGCGGCTATAACCAGGCGGAGATCATTTGCAAGGGCATTGCCGAAAGCAGCGGTGTCATGCTCCGGAAAGACCTGTTAAAACGCATTTCGTTTACCGAAAGCCAGACCAAAAAAGGAAAATCCTCGCGCTGGGAGAATATGCAGAACCGGTTCAGGATCCAGGGAACAAAAAGCACCGGACTGAAACACCTGCTCGTTGTAGATGACGTGGTAACAACCGGCTCCACGCTCGAAACCTGCGTGAGAATACTCCGGGAAGAATTTCCCGATGCGAAGATCAGTATCGCGGTATTGGCAGTAGCAGAATAA
- a CDS encoding DUF1295 domain-containing protein, with protein MLITILILLLTLVVVPLMSFYFGTPLNPLQSEVLTEMSIVLAVVTGVCFLLGEITRNNSQIDKIWSIIPIYYVWHVAYAGDFAPRLILMAVVVTIWGVRLTYNFARRGAYQWKFWTGEEDYRWEVLRQKPGFNNKFVWMLFNLFFICSYQNTLIFLFTLPVLTGLGDGAPAAIQIWDWVIAVAIIAAVVVEFIADQQQYDFQTEKHRRIKAGENLGPYSKGFVDTGLWAIVRHPNYAMEQTVWVLFYGFSIVATGEWINWSMAGCLLLIVLFKGSSDFSEALSAEKYPDYTNYQRKVPRFIPFTKFK; from the coding sequence ATGTTAATTACTATACTTATCCTCTTGCTGACTCTGGTCGTAGTGCCATTGATGTCGTTCTATTTCGGAACTCCTTTAAATCCCCTTCAATCTGAAGTGCTTACGGAAATGAGTATCGTCCTTGCAGTGGTGACCGGTGTTTGTTTCCTGCTCGGAGAAATTACCCGCAACAACTCACAGATCGACAAGATCTGGAGCATCATCCCCATCTATTATGTGTGGCATGTGGCCTACGCCGGCGATTTTGCCCCGCGCTTAATACTGATGGCTGTTGTGGTTACGATCTGGGGAGTGCGCCTCACCTACAACTTTGCACGAAGAGGTGCTTATCAATGGAAATTCTGGACAGGTGAAGAAGATTACCGCTGGGAAGTGCTGCGCCAAAAACCCGGTTTCAACAACAAGTTTGTTTGGATGCTTTTCAACTTGTTTTTTATCTGTTCTTATCAAAATACACTGATCTTTTTATTCACCCTTCCGGTATTGACCGGTTTGGGAGACGGTGCACCGGCTGCCATTCAAATCTGGGACTGGGTGATCGCAGTGGCAATCATTGCCGCGGTAGTCGTGGAGTTTATAGCCGATCAGCAGCAATACGATTTTCAAACGGAAAAACACCGACGAATCAAAGCCGGGGAAAACCTGGGGCCTTACTCCAAAGGATTTGTGGATACGGGCTTGTGGGCAATTGTCCGTCACCCGAATTACGCCATGGAACAAACGGTTTGGGTCTTGTTCTACGGATTCAGCATCGTTGCAACAGGCGAATGGATCAACTGGTCCATGGCGGGTTGCCTGCTTTTAATTGTCCTGTTCAAAGGTAGCTCCGACTTCTCCGAAGCACTCTCCGCAGAGAAATACCCGGATTATACGAACTATCAGCGAAAAGTACCGCGGTTCATCCCGTTTACCAAGTTCAAATAA
- a CDS encoding FAD-dependent oxidoreductase produces MKILVVGSGVAGICLTHELLQAGCEVVLIDNDKNASSVVAAGIINPLVFRRMTLSWRVSELVPFARKKYTELEQLTGNSFFHPLVIRRLFASEQELGFWKTKQELPEFSEYMETLTEDDLNFPLEQNTFGTGRVKQASYIDTNAFIGANLAYFQSKGILFRETFDHGELNAGQAIYKGHSYDFIVFAEGKDARYNPLFSYLPLQQTKGELLTIESTGIYAKESLNRKCFLLPLGNNRFKVGSTYAWDTDDTIPTEAGKQAIAENLKSVTSEAYTIVEHKAGVRPTVPDRRPLMGLHPDYPKMVIANGLGTKGYMIAPLLMHELANHLLKGTELNAESHISRFPYTRHS; encoded by the coding sequence ATGAAGATCTTAGTTGTAGGAAGTGGTGTTGCCGGAATTTGCTTAACGCATGAATTGCTTCAGGCCGGTTGTGAGGTGGTGTTGATCGATAACGACAAAAATGCTTCTTCTGTCGTTGCTGCAGGAATTATCAATCCGCTGGTATTCCGGCGCATGACCCTGAGCTGGCGCGTTTCGGAGCTCGTTCCTTTTGCCCGTAAAAAATATACTGAACTGGAACAGCTGACCGGGAATTCGTTTTTCCATCCGTTGGTCATCCGCCGCTTGTTTGCATCCGAACAGGAACTCGGATTCTGGAAAACCAAACAGGAACTTCCGGAGTTTTCGGAATATATGGAAACCTTAACGGAAGACGACCTGAACTTCCCGCTGGAACAAAATACCTTTGGAACAGGCCGGGTCAAACAGGCTTCTTACATCGATACGAATGCCTTTATCGGGGCAAATCTGGCGTATTTCCAATCGAAAGGAATCCTTTTCCGCGAAACCTTCGATCACGGCGAACTAAACGCCGGGCAGGCTATTTATAAAGGACACTCTTACGACTTCATTGTTTTTGCAGAAGGAAAAGATGCCCGGTACAACCCGCTTTTCTCATACCTGCCATTGCAGCAAACAAAAGGCGAATTGCTCACCATCGAATCCACCGGAATCTATGCGAAAGAATCCCTCAACCGCAAGTGCTTCCTCCTTCCTTTGGGAAATAACCGCTTCAAAGTGGGTTCCACCTACGCCTGGGATACAGACGATACCATTCCCACGGAAGCAGGCAAACAGGCCATCGCTGAGAATTTGAAATCGGTCACTTCCGAAGCCTATACCATTGTGGAACACAAAGCCGGGGTTCGCCCCACAGTTCCAGACCGCAGGCCGCTCATGGGCTTACATCCCGACTATCCGAAAATGGTGATCGCAAACGGACTGGGTACGAAAGGCTATATGATTGCACCGCTATTGATGCACGAATTGGCCAATCACCTGCTGAAAGGAACGGAACTGAACGCCGAATCACACATCAGCCGGTTTCCGTACACTAGGCATTCTTAA
- a CDS encoding cation:proton antiporter — protein sequence MGHVPELIIDLALILGAAAVMTIIFKMLRQPVVLGYILAGVVVGPYFNFFPTVVESEGIKTWAEIGVIFLLFGLGLEFSFKKLLKVGNVAVITSLMGVGMTFLIGYNVGVILGWNTMDSLFMGGILSIASTTIIFRAFDELGVKSQKFAGIVLGALIIEDLVAVVLMVILSTVSISRSFQGIDMIFSIVKLIFFLVLWFVSGIFFLPTLFKQLKKYLNDETLLVLSLSLCFLMVVLSAEAGFSPALGAFIMGSILAETPKVEKIEHLVQSVKDLFGAIFFVSVGMLLDPDMLVEYALPIAISTVVLLVGKPIFATIGALFAGQPIKVAVQTGMSLSQIGEFSFIIATLGVTLNVTSDFLYPVAVAVSVITTFTTPYMIGFSARMSDWVTAKMPVKWKNRLYKYSQGTQQVTEASDWKKLIRFYLINTVIFSVVIISIILLADRFLAPFFEESEWKDLFIVSLTLLLIAPFLYALALRRGPSQTYANIWMRPLYRGPLLALIISRIALAIFFVGFVFAKYYSPLAAFLGVLVSTVFFITQRNRIKRFYGRIETRFLLNLNDRERAQKEKNYLAPWDSHLTTFTLDARSPIIGLPLSTMKLRETFGVNIVIIERGNQTINIPRQETILYPNDVISVIGTDEQLADFKNHITISEAKIDSKSDTSQVGLHSFSIPEDSGLIGQTIRHSRMREMCHGIVVGLERDDNRIVNPDPDMAFEADDVIWIVGSNRRIRIYLRDILKNA from the coding sequence ATGGGGCATGTTCCGGAGTTAATTATCGATTTGGCACTTATTTTGGGTGCAGCGGCTGTTATGACGATCATCTTTAAGATGTTGCGTCAACCGGTTGTTCTCGGGTACATCCTTGCCGGGGTGGTGGTGGGGCCTTATTTCAACTTCTTCCCGACGGTGGTGGAATCCGAAGGGATCAAGACCTGGGCGGAGATCGGTGTGATCTTCCTGTTGTTTGGTTTGGGACTTGAATTCAGTTTCAAGAAATTGCTTAAAGTGGGAAATGTGGCCGTGATTACTTCCCTGATGGGAGTTGGGATGACTTTCCTGATCGGGTATAATGTGGGAGTGATCCTGGGCTGGAATACGATGGATAGCTTGTTTATGGGCGGAATCCTGAGTATTGCTTCCACGACCATTATCTTCCGGGCGTTTGACGAATTGGGTGTGAAGAGCCAGAAATTTGCGGGGATCGTACTGGGGGCACTTATTATAGAGGATTTGGTGGCTGTTGTTTTGATGGTGATCTTATCCACGGTTTCGATCAGCCGCTCGTTCCAGGGAATTGACATGATCTTTTCGATCGTGAAACTGATTTTCTTCCTGGTTTTGTGGTTTGTTTCGGGGATTTTTTTCCTGCCGACCCTTTTCAAACAACTGAAAAAATACCTGAACGATGAGACCTTGCTGGTGCTGTCTTTATCGCTGTGTTTCTTGATGGTGGTACTTTCCGCGGAAGCCGGGTTTTCGCCTGCACTGGGAGCTTTTATTATGGGTTCTATTTTGGCGGAAACGCCTAAAGTGGAGAAGATCGAACACCTGGTGCAATCGGTGAAGGACTTGTTCGGGGCAATTTTCTTTGTTTCGGTGGGAATGCTGCTCGACCCGGATATGCTGGTGGAATATGCCCTTCCGATCGCAATTTCTACAGTGGTACTTTTGGTTGGGAAGCCGATTTTTGCAACGATTGGTGCGTTGTTTGCCGGACAACCGATTAAGGTAGCGGTGCAAACCGGGATGAGTTTGTCGCAGATCGGTGAATTTTCGTTCATTATAGCAACTTTGGGTGTAACGCTGAATGTGACCAGCGATTTCCTGTACCCGGTAGCGGTGGCTGTTTCGGTGATCACGACGTTTACGACACCTTATATGATTGGTTTTTCGGCCAGGATGTCGGATTGGGTGACGGCGAAAATGCCGGTGAAGTGGAAGAACCGTTTGTATAAGTACAGCCAGGGAACGCAACAGGTGACGGAGGCCAGTGACTGGAAAAAGCTGATCCGTTTTTACCTGATCAATACGGTTATTTTTTCGGTGGTGATTATCAGCATTATTTTATTGGCTGACCGCTTTTTGGCGCCGTTTTTCGAAGAAAGTGAGTGGAAGGACCTGTTTATTGTTTCGCTGACCTTATTACTGATAGCCCCGTTCCTGTATGCACTTGCCCTGCGGCGCGGGCCTTCGCAGACGTATGCGAATATCTGGATGCGGCCTTTGTACCGCGGGCCGCTTTTGGCTTTGATCATTTCACGGATCGCACTGGCAATTTTCTTCGTGGGATTTGTCTTTGCGAAATACTACTCGCCATTGGCCGCATTCCTGGGAGTACTTGTAAGCACGGTGTTTTTTATCACCCAGAGGAACCGGATCAAGCGCTTTTACGGGCGGATCGAAACCCGTTTCCTGCTTAACCTGAATGACCGCGAACGGGCACAAAAGGAAAAAAATTACCTGGCGCCGTGGGATTCCCACTTAACGACCTTTACACTCGATGCGCGTTCCCCGATTATCGGTTTGCCGCTGAGTACGATGAAATTGCGTGAAACTTTCGGGGTTAATATCGTGATCATTGAACGCGGAAACCAAACGATTAATATTCCGAGGCAGGAAACGATCCTGTACCCGAACGATGTGATTTCTGTGATCGGGACGGATGAACAACTGGCAGATTTTAAGAACCACATTACGATTTCGGAGGCAAAGATTGACTCCAAATCGGATACCTCGCAGGTAGGACTGCATTCCTTCTCGATCCCGGAAGATTCCGGCCTGATCGGGCAAACGATCAGGCACTCCCGGATGCGGGAAATGTGTCACGGAATTGTGGTGGGCCTGGAGCGCGATGACAACCGCATTGTGAACCCAGACCCGGATATGGCTTTTGAAGCCGATGACGTGATCTGGATCGTTGGTTCGAACAGGAGGATCCGGATTTACCTGCGCGATATTCTTAAGAATGCCTAG
- a CDS encoding RNA polymerase sigma factor: protein MKFKSVDSALVVFLDSRDPGAFSALYQFLSPKLYYVCLRYLKNDADAQDALQETFVTAYRKIESFSGQGSFEGWMRRIAVNQCLSRLRIDKRQLESESVEGYQVISEEDDYWQKEETEARLLLALKALPDGYRTILNLAVLEDYSHREIAGLLNITESTSRSQLMRAKAALKLKLEQL from the coding sequence TTGAAATTCAAATCAGTAGATAGCGCGCTAGTGGTGTTCCTGGATTCACGCGATCCCGGGGCATTCAGCGCGCTCTATCAATTCCTGTCCCCGAAGTTGTATTACGTCTGTCTCCGCTACCTCAAAAACGATGCGGATGCACAGGATGCCCTGCAGGAAACCTTTGTAACAGCCTACCGGAAAATCGAATCCTTCAGCGGGCAGGGCAGCTTTGAAGGCTGGATGCGAAGAATCGCCGTTAACCAATGTTTATCCAGGCTGCGCATCGACAAAAGGCAACTGGAATCGGAAAGTGTTGAAGGCTACCAGGTCATTTCGGAAGAAGACGATTACTGGCAGAAAGAAGAAACGGAAGCACGCTTATTACTGGCATTGAAAGCACTTCCGGATGGGTACCGCACCATCCTGAACCTGGCAGTACTGGAAGATTATTCGCACCGCGAAATTGCCGGGTTGCTGAATATTACGGAAAGCACCTCCCGCTCTCAGCTCATGAGGGCAAAAGCCGCATTGAAACTTAAACTGGAACAGTTATGA
- a CDS encoding YciI family protein — MDKQQYFLKLNPPRPSFIMDMTEAEKDIMQKHVAYWMELLEKGIAIVFGPVMDPAGGYGAGVVSVDDEAQLKQLIADDPANGLNQYEYHPMRAVFKQ; from the coding sequence ATGGACAAACAACAGTATTTTTTGAAACTCAACCCGCCTCGTCCGAGCTTTATTATGGATATGACGGAAGCGGAAAAGGATATTATGCAAAAGCACGTGGCTTATTGGATGGAATTATTGGAAAAAGGCATCGCAATCGTTTTCGGACCGGTGATGGACCCGGCTGGTGGTTATGGAGCAGGAGTTGTTTCGGTTGATGACGAGGCACAACTGAAACAATTGATTGCTGATGACCCGGCAAATGGCTTGAATCAGTATGAATATCATCCTATGAGAGCTGTTTTTAAACAATAG
- a CDS encoding helix-turn-helix domain-containing protein has translation MKAKKSKTVVLLTCKQAVDFLQITSPTLRKWTKEGLLKAYSLGGRIYYKQHEIIDALQAID, from the coding sequence ATGAAAGCAAAGAAATCTAAAACAGTCGTATTGCTTACCTGTAAACAAGCGGTAGACTTTTTACAGATCACATCCCCCACGCTTCGCAAATGGACCAAAGAGGGATTACTAAAAGCGTACAGCTTGGGAGGACGGATTTATTACAAACAGCACGAGATAATAGACGCCCTCCAGGCAATTGATTAA
- a CDS encoding class I SAM-dependent DNA methyltransferase, producing the protein MLSNDLKSKINKLWDKFWSRGITNPITAIEQISYLLFLRRIDDADKEAQKGNKGYKTIFIREKIDINGKPLNGKNGKILTESANECRWSSFSVLENADEILEVVSKKAFPFIKGLNDPSQPYSRHMQNAVFGINSATLLKEAIDDINSIFEDIKKQQGEGQQFQDTQGDVYEYLINEIGTSGKNGQFRTPRHIIQFMCELIDPGLNDKICDPACGTGGFLLGAYQHILTKNTKASNIVEDENGLNRFKRNGGEEITDQKIWNKLDSNTFFGFDIDQNMVRIGLMNLMLHGIKIPQIENLDSLSKLYDAQHKDGEYSIILANPPFTGRINKEGVSDKLKNYGTQSELLFLIRISKMLRKGGKAAVIIPEGVLFSANKNQKATREVLLKDNAIEAVISLPSGVFKPYAGVKTSILVFSKMKENSNVFNTKRVWFYELKNDGYSLDDNRRKLSDNPLPIARDAFNQKQINTPIERLTHFYVPIDEIEANEFDLSYNRYKQFEYKEQNYDPPKEILEAILQLEDIIRKEMEELQNMIR; encoded by the coding sequence ATGTTATCAAACGATTTAAAGTCAAAAATAAATAAGCTTTGGGATAAATTTTGGAGTAGAGGAATTACCAATCCAATTACGGCAATTGAACAGATTTCATATTTACTCTTTTTGCGTCGAATAGATGATGCGGATAAAGAAGCCCAAAAAGGAAACAAGGGATATAAGACCATTTTTATCAGAGAAAAGATTGATATTAATGGTAAACCTTTGAATGGTAAGAATGGTAAAATTCTTACAGAAAGTGCAAACGAATGTCGTTGGTCAAGTTTTTCTGTTTTAGAAAATGCGGATGAAATATTAGAGGTAGTAAGTAAAAAAGCATTTCCTTTTATAAAAGGTTTAAATGATCCCAGTCAGCCTTACTCTAGACATATGCAAAATGCTGTTTTCGGAATCAACAGTGCAACATTGCTGAAGGAGGCTATCGATGATATAAATAGCATTTTTGAAGATATTAAAAAGCAACAAGGGGAAGGACAACAATTTCAAGATACTCAGGGAGATGTTTATGAATATCTAATTAATGAGATTGGTACTTCAGGTAAAAATGGTCAGTTTAGAACTCCAAGACATATCATTCAATTCATGTGTGAACTGATAGATCCAGGTTTGAATGATAAGATTTGTGATCCTGCTTGTGGTACAGGTGGATTTTTACTAGGAGCCTATCAACACATACTTACGAAAAATACAAAAGCATCAAATATTGTAGAGGACGAAAACGGATTAAATCGTTTTAAAAGAAATGGTGGAGAGGAAATAACTGATCAAAAAATCTGGAATAAGTTGGATAGTAATACCTTTTTTGGTTTCGACATCGACCAAAACATGGTACGTATTGGCTTAATGAATTTGATGCTTCACGGAATAAAAATTCCGCAAATTGAAAATCTGGATTCTTTATCTAAGCTATATGATGCACAACATAAGGATGGGGAATATTCAATCATTCTTGCCAATCCACCATTTACGGGAAGAATTAACAAAGAAGGCGTCAGTGATAAACTCAAAAATTATGGAACTCAAAGTGAATTACTATTCTTAATTCGTATTTCCAAAATGCTTCGGAAAGGAGGCAAAGCTGCAGTAATTATTCCTGAAGGAGTTTTATTTAGTGCGAACAAAAATCAAAAAGCCACAAGAGAAGTCTTGCTAAAGGATAATGCTATAGAAGCAGTAATTTCTTTACCAAGTGGAGTATTCAAACCTTATGCAGGCGTTAAAACTTCTATTTTGGTCTTCTCTAAAATGAAAGAAAACAGCAATGTCTTTAATACTAAAAGAGTCTGGTTCTATGAGTTGAAAAATGACGGCTACAGCTTAGATGACAATAGAAGAAAGTTATCTGACAACCCCCTTCCAATTGCCAGAGACGCATTTAATCAAAAACAAATAAACACTCCAATTGAAAGGCTTACTCATTTTTATGTCCCTATTGATGAGATTGAAGCTAATGAATTTGACTTAAGCTATAATCGTTATAAACAATTTGAATACAAAGAACAGAATTATGATCCACCAAAGGAAATATTGGAAGCTATTCTTCAATTAGAGGATATTATTCGAAAGGAAATGGAAGAACTACAAAACATGATTAGATAA
- a CDS encoding restriction endonuclease subunit S encodes MEVLLKDICEMKSGGTPKKSSPIFYGGNIPWVTISDFKNSVNDVIYETDQNLTEEGLKEINNRIFPKGTLLLAMYGSVGKTAILGVDASTNQAILGIQPKNYEVLNINYLKFWLDHNQEYLSFQSKGATLKNISLSIVEKMKIDLPEIETQNRIVALLDKAKSLLEKRDKILMLYNEFLKSIFLEMFGEKNPNFNYWQEVSIVELGKNKKSFRTGPFGSRLKHERFKEEGEIAVLGIDNAVENTFKWKKKRFISIEDFNEFKNFQVFPRDVIITIMGTVGKSAVIPENIGTTINTKHLAAITLNENRCNPYYLAFSIHSNPYITGQLRIRERGAVMNGLNLTLIKELKIKEAPIELQNRFELIYKQSIKAINNIINSKHELQKLFDVLSYLLFKGELDFNTAVDLEMLLENDYSFFKQNSNQETINLLLERLDKDELNNNRFYDQRLYDKAKEFVFELLKENRIKQVFDDNSKRVKLTI; translated from the coding sequence ATGGAAGTTCTACTTAAAGATATCTGCGAAATGAAAAGTGGTGGCACTCCAAAAAAGAGTAGCCCTATTTTTTATGGAGGAAATATACCATGGGTGACTATTTCTGATTTTAAAAATTCTGTTAATGACGTTATTTATGAAACAGACCAAAATTTAACAGAAGAAGGATTAAAGGAAATCAATAACAGAATTTTTCCTAAAGGAACTTTGTTATTGGCGATGTATGGATCTGTTGGGAAAACAGCCATCCTCGGAGTAGATGCATCTACAAATCAAGCAATATTAGGTATCCAACCCAAAAATTATGAAGTATTAAATATTAACTATTTGAAATTTTGGCTAGATCATAATCAAGAATACCTTTCTTTTCAAAGTAAAGGAGCAACACTAAAAAATATCTCACTTTCCATAGTAGAAAAAATGAAAATTGATCTGCCAGAAATTGAGACACAGAATAGGATAGTTGCGTTATTGGATAAAGCAAAAAGTTTGTTAGAAAAGAGAGATAAAATACTAATGTTGTATAATGAGTTTCTCAAATCTATATTTCTTGAAATGTTTGGCGAAAAAAACCCAAATTTCAATTACTGGCAAGAGGTGTCAATAGTGGAATTAGGAAAGAATAAAAAGAGTTTTAGAACTGGACCTTTTGGAAGTAGATTAAAGCATGAAAGATTTAAAGAAGAAGGAGAAATAGCTGTTTTGGGAATTGATAATGCTGTTGAAAATACTTTTAAGTGGAAGAAAAAAAGATTTATTTCAATAGAGGATTTTAATGAATTCAAGAATTTCCAAGTTTTCCCGAGGGATGTTATAATTACGATTATGGGAACAGTTGGTAAATCAGCAGTTATTCCTGAAAATATAGGGACTACTATAAATACTAAACATTTGGCTGCCATTACATTAAATGAAAATAGATGTAATCCATACTATTTAGCATTTTCAATTCATTCTAATCCTTACATTACAGGACAATTAAGAATTAGAGAAAGAGGGGCTGTAATGAATGGTCTTAACTTAACTCTAATAAAAGAATTAAAAATAAAAGAGGCACCAATTGAACTTCAAAATAGATTTGAGCTAATCTATAAACAAAGTATTAAGGCAATCAATAACATCATTAATTCTAAACACGAACTTCAGAAATTATTTGACGTGTTATCATATTTACTTTTCAAAGGTGAATTAGATTTTAATACAGCTGTAGATTTGGAAATGTTGTTAGAAAATGATTATTCATTCTTTAAACAAAATAGTAATCAAGAGACTATAAATTTATTATTGGAAAGATTGGATAAAGATGAGCTAAACAACAACCGGTTTTACGATCAAAGACTTTATGATAAAGCAAAAGAATTCGTATTTGAGCTTCTAAAAGAGAATAGAATTAAACAAGTATTTGATGATAATTCGAAACGTGTAAAACTGACTATTTAA
- a CDS encoding restriction system-associated AAA family ATPase, whose translation MKLLRLKIENKDGFRSLQQGFEINFHSLANTEAMEYFRPFCFAGLNGSGKSNVLEALANIFYHLEVCVARYLPQSIKNPENFRRTDCTPDAFTLEYLIGQHNRKYYALYYFDKVTIIKEEGKEPQMFIQSFPFDESAERREVSLVPSKGKESAAEGKTYLPAHIIGYSSGENEILSLPFIKSRLIHLDEYLQAVRDNYSEYQEAENSLIYIDNNMSQAVLLTCLLFEDDETLAPLRSVDNTGILGLRSFRMSIHLHEFEFEDSRGNTKKQPIIDFLEYRELKDLKECATSWFLDYKTDTLYLDFYVNDATKAAFRNHFNNNALKCFHLFRLLYELNNYIIDEKTKADVYQSKGIYTDGKLPVPSPSQDIFHFLDFYITKELKKTGEQKDLLLRSFSDGEHQFIHTIGICLLLKDRRTLLLLDEPETHFNPSWRAKFVKVLNDSIEAGNKGNDFNVHLLKDVLLTSHSPFIISDCLPDNVILFEKDEEGKTTAKKVSELDNAFNTYGTSVELVLDKLFNYTQSIGDLSYSEIEKINIDEITTSEEIANAKTKLRKFGESIEKDMVLSQLNKKLKDNPDAKNL comes from the coding sequence ATGAAATTACTCCGATTAAAAATAGAAAACAAAGATGGATTTCGAAGTCTCCAACAAGGCTTTGAAATAAACTTTCATTCTTTGGCTAATACTGAAGCGATGGAATACTTTCGCCCATTTTGTTTTGCAGGTTTAAACGGAAGCGGTAAATCTAATGTATTAGAGGCTTTGGCCAATATCTTTTATCATTTAGAGGTTTGTGTGGCACGATATTTACCTCAGAGTATTAAAAATCCTGAGAACTTTAGAAGAACAGATTGCACACCGGATGCTTTTACTTTAGAATATTTAATCGGTCAACATAATAGAAAATATTATGCCCTTTATTACTTTGATAAAGTGACGATTATTAAAGAAGAGGGTAAAGAACCACAAATGTTCATCCAATCATTTCCTTTCGATGAATCAGCTGAAAGAAGAGAGGTTTCACTAGTACCTTCAAAAGGTAAAGAATCCGCTGCGGAAGGAAAAACATATTTACCTGCTCATATCATTGGATATTCGTCAGGAGAAAATGAAATTTTAAGTTTACCATTTATAAAAAGCCGTCTAATTCATTTAGACGAGTATTTGCAAGCGGTTAGAGATAATTATAGTGAATACCAGGAAGCAGAGAATAGTTTGATTTATATTGACAATAATATGAGTCAAGCTGTACTATTAACTTGCTTGCTGTTTGAAGATGATGAAACTTTGGCACCTCTTAGATCTGTAGATAATACAGGTATTTTGGGTTTAAGGAGCTTTAGGATGAGCATTCACCTGCACGAATTTGAGTTTGAAGACTCTAGAGGTAATACAAAAAAACAACCAATAATAGATTTCCTTGAATATAGAGAATTAAAAGATTTAAAAGAATGTGCTACTTCTTGGTTTTTGGATTATAAAACCGATACATTATACTTAGATTTCTACGTAAACGATGCAACAAAAGCAGCTTTTAGAAATCATTTTAATAACAATGCATTAAAATGCTTTCACTTATTTCGTCTACTTTATGAGTTAAATAATTATATCATCGACGAAAAAACCAAAGCAGATGTTTACCAATCTAAAGGTATTTACACGGATGGTAAATTACCGGTTCCGAGTCCATCTCAGGATATATTTCATTTTTTAGATTTTTACATCACTAAAGAATTAAAGAAAACTGGGGAGCAAAAAGATTTGTTACTGAGAAGTTTTTCTGATGGAGAACATCAATTCATACACACGATTGGAATCTGTTTACTTCTTAAAGATAGACGGACTTTATTGTTGTTAGATGAACCAGAAACCCATTTCAATCCGAGCTGGAGGGCTAAATTTGTAAAAGTATTAAATGATAGCATTGAGGCTGGAAACAAAGGGAATGATTTCAATGTACATTTATTAAAAGATGTGTTATTAACTTCTCATTCTCCTTTCATCATATCTGATTGTTTGCCAGACAATGTAATTTTATTTGAGAAAGATGAGGAGGGTAAAACTACAGCTAAAAAAGTTTCGGAACTTGATAATGCCTTTAATACATACGGAACATCTGTTGAATTAGTACTAGACAAGCTTTTTAATTACACTCAATCAATTGGAGATTTATCTTATTCAGAAATTGAAAAAATAAACATTGACGA